A portion of the Gossypium arboreum isolate Shixiya-1 chromosome 8, ASM2569848v2, whole genome shotgun sequence genome contains these proteins:
- the LOC108469612 gene encoding uncharacterized protein LOC108469612 isoform X4, translating to MSVRCAKASVESTGEAAIKERESFTGSAMGVTTLDQTFSEDFPVWDKIGAVVRLSYGIGIYGGMVLAGRFICSITGIDCMGGFHPSLDAILEGLGYAAPPIMALLFILDDEVVKLSPHARAIRDVEDEELRSFFYGMSPWQFILMVAASSVGEELFYRAAVQGALADIFLRGTELVSDARGMAALTGVLPPFVPFAQAFAAVITAALTGSLYYVAASPKDPTYVVAPVQRSGSAREDLKKLFAAWYERRQMKKIYSPLLEGILALYLGFEWIETNNILAPIITHGIYSAVILGHGLWKIHDHRRRLRQRIQQLKSEGKNSTKL from the exons ATGTCTGTACGGTGCGCAAAGGCGTCCGTGGAAAGCACTGGTGAAGCTGCGATTAAAGAAAGAGAGAGCTTTACTGGAAGTGCCATGGGAGTTACCACACTGGATCAAACCTTCAGTGAAGACTTTCCTGTTTGGGATAAAATTGGTGCTGTTGTTAGACTCAGCTATGGAATTG GGATATATGGAGGAATGGTTTTAGCTGGGAGGTTCATATGTTCAATTACTGGAATTGACTGCATGGGAGGTTTTCACCCTTCATTGGATGCCATTCTTGAAGGACTCGGTTATGCAGCTCCTCCAATCATGGCCCTTCTTTTCATATTAGAT GATGAAGTAGTGAAACTTTCTCCTCATGCTCGTGCAATAAGAGATGTCGAGGATGAGGAATTAAGGAGCTTCTTTTATGGAATGTCACCTTGGCAG TTCATACTTATGGTCGCTGCAAGCTCAGTTGGAGAGGAGCTTTTCTATAGGGCAGCTGTTCAG gGAGCATTGGCTGATATATTCCTTAGAGGCACTGAATTGGTTTCGGATGCTCGAGGAATGGCAGCTTTG ACTGGTGTGCTACCTCCCTTTGTTCCATTTGCTCAGGCATTTGCAGCAGTAATAACTGCTGCTCTTACCGGTTCTCTATATTATGTGGCTGCCTCTCCGAAAG ATCCTACTTACGTAGTTGCACCAGTTCAACGATCCGGTTCTGCTCGTGAAGATCTGAAAAAGCTATTCGCAG CCTGGTATGAGAGGAGACAAATGAAAAAGATCTACTCTCCGCTTTTGGAAGGAATATTGGCCCTTTACCTTGGATTTGAATGGATCGAG ACAAACAACATTCTTGCACCTATTATAACACATGGTATATACTCCGCCGTTATTCTGGGACATGGTCTTTGGAAGATACATGACCACCGGAGAAGGCTACGCCAGAGGATTCAACAGCTTAAATCAGAAGGAAAGAACTCAACCAAACTATGA
- the LOC108469612 gene encoding uncharacterized protein LOC108469612 isoform X2 — MELFSKILSYSVNNSFPSLWKFFLFLSFLSATIHQTLGEHLILAAFTSTCHNRLLCEFGARKRRMSVRCAKASVESTGEAAIKERESFTGSAMGVTTLDQTFSEDFPVWDKIGAVVRLSYGIGIYGGMVLAGRFICSITGIDCMGGFHPSLDAILEGLGYAAPPIMALLFILDDEVVKLSPHARAIRDVEDEELRSFFYGMSPWQFILMVAASSVGEELFYRAAVQGALADIFLRGTELVSDARGMAALTGVLPPFVPFAQAFAAVITAALTGSLYYVAASPKDPTYVVAPVQRSGSAREDLKKLFAAWYERRQMKKIYSPLLEGILALYLGFEWIETNNILAPIITHGIYSAVILGHGLWKIHDHRRRLRQRIQQLKSEGKNSTKL, encoded by the exons ATGGAATTGTTCTCTAAAATTCTCTCTTATTCTGTCAATAACTCTTTTCCCTCTCTCTGGAAATTCTTTCTGTTCCTGTCTTTTCTTTCAgcgacaattcatcaaacacttggCGAGCACCTAATATTAGCGGCTTTCACATCCACCTGTCACAACAG GTTGCTGTGCGAGTTTGGGGCGAGGAAGAGGAGAATGTCTGTACGGTGCGCAAAGGCGTCCGTGGAAAGCACTGGTGAAGCTGCGATTAAAGAAAGAGAGAGCTTTACTGGAAGTGCCATGGGAGTTACCACACTGGATCAAACCTTCAGTGAAGACTTTCCTGTTTGGGATAAAATTGGTGCTGTTGTTAGACTCAGCTATGGAATTG GGATATATGGAGGAATGGTTTTAGCTGGGAGGTTCATATGTTCAATTACTGGAATTGACTGCATGGGAGGTTTTCACCCTTCATTGGATGCCATTCTTGAAGGACTCGGTTATGCAGCTCCTCCAATCATGGCCCTTCTTTTCATATTAGAT GATGAAGTAGTGAAACTTTCTCCTCATGCTCGTGCAATAAGAGATGTCGAGGATGAGGAATTAAGGAGCTTCTTTTATGGAATGTCACCTTGGCAG TTCATACTTATGGTCGCTGCAAGCTCAGTTGGAGAGGAGCTTTTCTATAGGGCAGCTGTTCAG gGAGCATTGGCTGATATATTCCTTAGAGGCACTGAATTGGTTTCGGATGCTCGAGGAATGGCAGCTTTG ACTGGTGTGCTACCTCCCTTTGTTCCATTTGCTCAGGCATTTGCAGCAGTAATAACTGCTGCTCTTACCGGTTCTCTATATTATGTGGCTGCCTCTCCGAAAG ATCCTACTTACGTAGTTGCACCAGTTCAACGATCCGGTTCTGCTCGTGAAGATCTGAAAAAGCTATTCGCAG CCTGGTATGAGAGGAGACAAATGAAAAAGATCTACTCTCCGCTTTTGGAAGGAATATTGGCCCTTTACCTTGGATTTGAATGGATCGAG ACAAACAACATTCTTGCACCTATTATAACACATGGTATATACTCCGCCGTTATTCTGGGACATGGTCTTTGGAAGATACATGACCACCGGAGAAGGCTACGCCAGAGGATTCAACAGCTTAAATCAGAAGGAAAGAACTCAACCAAACTATGA
- the LOC108469612 gene encoding uncharacterized protein LOC108469612 isoform X1 translates to MKQPQSIYITPKYQSLLHFKSIYTKQETCGQYFSTISTEEERITKQAMGIPILSLSSKTMPYLGSCCVSSPSSNSNFRLLCEFGARKRRMSVRCAKASVESTGEAAIKERESFTGSAMGVTTLDQTFSEDFPVWDKIGAVVRLSYGIGIYGGMVLAGRFICSITGIDCMGGFHPSLDAILEGLGYAAPPIMALLFILDDEVVKLSPHARAIRDVEDEELRSFFYGMSPWQFILMVAASSVGEELFYRAAVQGALADIFLRGTELVSDARGMAALTGVLPPFVPFAQAFAAVITAALTGSLYYVAASPKDPTYVVAPVQRSGSAREDLKKLFAAWYERRQMKKIYSPLLEGILALYLGFEWIETNNILAPIITHGIYSAVILGHGLWKIHDHRRRLRQRIQQLKSEGKNSTKL, encoded by the exons ATGAAACAACCCCAATCAATTTACATTACACCAAAATATCAGTCACTCCTCCACTTCAAATCAATATATACAAAACAGGAAACTTGCGGTCAATACTTTTCGACGATCTCCACAGAGGAAGAGAGAATCACGAAACAAGCTATGGGGATCCCCATACTGTCCTTATCTTCCAAGACGATGCCGTACTTGGGTTCCTGTTGCGTTTCTTCTCCCTCTTCTAACTCCAATTTCAGGTTGCTGTGCGAGTTTGGGGCGAGGAAGAGGAGAATGTCTGTACGGTGCGCAAAGGCGTCCGTGGAAAGCACTGGTGAAGCTGCGATTAAAGAAAGAGAGAGCTTTACTGGAAGTGCCATGGGAGTTACCACACTGGATCAAACCTTCAGTGAAGACTTTCCTGTTTGGGATAAAATTGGTGCTGTTGTTAGACTCAGCTATGGAATTG GGATATATGGAGGAATGGTTTTAGCTGGGAGGTTCATATGTTCAATTACTGGAATTGACTGCATGGGAGGTTTTCACCCTTCATTGGATGCCATTCTTGAAGGACTCGGTTATGCAGCTCCTCCAATCATGGCCCTTCTTTTCATATTAGAT GATGAAGTAGTGAAACTTTCTCCTCATGCTCGTGCAATAAGAGATGTCGAGGATGAGGAATTAAGGAGCTTCTTTTATGGAATGTCACCTTGGCAG TTCATACTTATGGTCGCTGCAAGCTCAGTTGGAGAGGAGCTTTTCTATAGGGCAGCTGTTCAG gGAGCATTGGCTGATATATTCCTTAGAGGCACTGAATTGGTTTCGGATGCTCGAGGAATGGCAGCTTTG ACTGGTGTGCTACCTCCCTTTGTTCCATTTGCTCAGGCATTTGCAGCAGTAATAACTGCTGCTCTTACCGGTTCTCTATATTATGTGGCTGCCTCTCCGAAAG ATCCTACTTACGTAGTTGCACCAGTTCAACGATCCGGTTCTGCTCGTGAAGATCTGAAAAAGCTATTCGCAG CCTGGTATGAGAGGAGACAAATGAAAAAGATCTACTCTCCGCTTTTGGAAGGAATATTGGCCCTTTACCTTGGATTTGAATGGATCGAG ACAAACAACATTCTTGCACCTATTATAACACATGGTATATACTCCGCCGTTATTCTGGGACATGGTCTTTGGAAGATACATGACCACCGGAGAAGGCTACGCCAGAGGATTCAACAGCTTAAATCAGAAGGAAAGAACTCAACCAAACTATGA
- the LOC108469612 gene encoding uncharacterized protein LOC108469612 isoform X3 codes for MKQPQSIYITPKYQSLLHFKSIYTKQETCGQYFSTISTEEERITKQAMGIPILSLSSKTMPYLGSCCVSSPSSNSNFRLLCEFGARKRRMSVRCAKASVESTGEAAIKERESFTGSAMGVTTLDQTFSEDFPVWDKIGAVVRLSYGIGIYGGMVLAGRFICSITGIDCMGGFHPSLDAILEGLGYAAPPIMALLFILDDEVVKLSPHARAIRDVEDEELRSFFYGMSPWQFILMVAASSVGEELFYRAAVQGALADIFLRGTELVSDARGMAALVYILFYELYILICDWCATSLCSICSGICSSNNCCSYRFSILCGCLSERSYLRSCTSSTIRFCS; via the exons ATGAAACAACCCCAATCAATTTACATTACACCAAAATATCAGTCACTCCTCCACTTCAAATCAATATATACAAAACAGGAAACTTGCGGTCAATACTTTTCGACGATCTCCACAGAGGAAGAGAGAATCACGAAACAAGCTATGGGGATCCCCATACTGTCCTTATCTTCCAAGACGATGCCGTACTTGGGTTCCTGTTGCGTTTCTTCTCCCTCTTCTAACTCCAATTTCAGGTTGCTGTGCGAGTTTGGGGCGAGGAAGAGGAGAATGTCTGTACGGTGCGCAAAGGCGTCCGTGGAAAGCACTGGTGAAGCTGCGATTAAAGAAAGAGAGAGCTTTACTGGAAGTGCCATGGGAGTTACCACACTGGATCAAACCTTCAGTGAAGACTTTCCTGTTTGGGATAAAATTGGTGCTGTTGTTAGACTCAGCTATGGAATTG GGATATATGGAGGAATGGTTTTAGCTGGGAGGTTCATATGTTCAATTACTGGAATTGACTGCATGGGAGGTTTTCACCCTTCATTGGATGCCATTCTTGAAGGACTCGGTTATGCAGCTCCTCCAATCATGGCCCTTCTTTTCATATTAGAT GATGAAGTAGTGAAACTTTCTCCTCATGCTCGTGCAATAAGAGATGTCGAGGATGAGGAATTAAGGAGCTTCTTTTATGGAATGTCACCTTGGCAG TTCATACTTATGGTCGCTGCAAGCTCAGTTGGAGAGGAGCTTTTCTATAGGGCAGCTGTTCAG gGAGCATTGGCTGATATATTCCTTAGAGGCACTGAATTGGTTTCGGATGCTCGAGGAATGGCAGCTTTGGTATACATTCTGTTCTACGAATTGTATATTCTAATCTGTG ACTGGTGTGCTACCTCCCTTTGTTCCATTTGCTCAGGCATTTGCAGCAGTAATAACTGCTGCTCTTACCGGTTCTCTATATTATGTGGCTGCCTCTCCGAAAG ATCCTACTTACGTAGTTGCACCAGTTCAACGATCCGGTTCTGCTCGTGA
- the LOC108469614 gene encoding phosphatidylinositol N-acetylglucosaminyltransferase subunit P isoform X2 gives MEEPHSVNSPRTILSFSKRGRTTTASVSFVDPNDEKSNSGEHGPKPSEVYGFVGSITTVVATAIYLAWAYIPEPWLHSIGIFYYPSRYWALAVPTYAMVIIVLAVIFYIGLNFMSTPPPTSLTTMFVYFTRLCR, from the exons ATGGAAGAGCCCCATTCAGTGAATAGTCCGAGGACAATCCTCAGTTTTTCAAAAAGAGGGAGAACAACAACAGCCTCCGTCTCATTTGTTGATCCAAATGACGAAAAATCTAATTCTGGGGAACATGGTCCAAAGCCTTCCGAGGTTTATGGCTTTGTTGGTTCCATTACAACAGTTGTTGCTACAG CTATTTACTTAGCATGGGCATATATTCCCGAACCTTGGTTACATTCAATCGGGATCTTCTATTATCCTAGCAG ATATTGGGCTTTGGCAGTTCCAACTTATGCTATGGTAATAATAGTATTAGCTGTTATATTTTATATCGGCCTCAACTTCATGTCAACCCCACCACCAACTTCATTAACCACAATGTTTG TCTATTTTACACGTCTTTGTAGATGA
- the LOC108469614 gene encoding phosphatidylinositol N-acetylglucosaminyltransferase subunit P isoform X1 gives MEEPHSVNSPRTILSFSKRGRTTTASVSFVDPNDEKSNSGEHGPKPSEVYGFVGSITTVVATAIYLAWAYIPEPWLHSIGIFYYPSRYWALAVPTYAMVIIVLAVIFYIGLNFMSTPPPTSLTTMFDEFSREPSSFLSHMEGDEQPIEPISDLGIDKINVLMFEDAK, from the exons ATGGAAGAGCCCCATTCAGTGAATAGTCCGAGGACAATCCTCAGTTTTTCAAAAAGAGGGAGAACAACAACAGCCTCCGTCTCATTTGTTGATCCAAATGACGAAAAATCTAATTCTGGGGAACATGGTCCAAAGCCTTCCGAGGTTTATGGCTTTGTTGGTTCCATTACAACAGTTGTTGCTACAG CTATTTACTTAGCATGGGCATATATTCCCGAACCTTGGTTACATTCAATCGGGATCTTCTATTATCCTAGCAG ATATTGGGCTTTGGCAGTTCCAACTTATGCTATGGTAATAATAGTATTAGCTGTTATATTTTATATCGGCCTCAACTTCATGTCAACCCCACCACCAACTTCATTAACCACAATGTTTG ATGAATTTAGTAGGGAACCTTCAAGCTTTTTGTCTCATATGGAGGGAGATGAACAGCCAATTGAACCCATATCTGATCTTGGGATCGACAAGATTAACGTTCTCATGTTCGAAGATGCTAAATGA